From a region of the Terriglobales bacterium genome:
- a CDS encoding glycosyltransferase family 2 protein — MNAPMITIVTPSFQQVDFIEECLESVRSQGYRNLEHLVFDGGSTDGTVELLQRLSETPGWKHLRWVSEPDQGQSDALNKGFRQARGEIIGWLNSDDRYRQGAFHAVSAAFKESPSVDLFYGDYTWIDEAGKLLRLRREIEFNRFVLLYHRILWIPTTSSFFRRKIFEDGNLLDISLQYAMDYEFFVRLSEKGYRIRHLPKVLADFRFQPNSKTCKTATRQFEERDLIIPHYSRVLRNAGSLQMPLLQAFRAAAALRRWSEKLVRGYYFQGNRLPVEGG; from the coding sequence ATGAACGCACCGATGATCACAATCGTTACTCCTTCTTTTCAGCAGGTGGACTTCATCGAAGAATGCCTGGAAAGTGTCCGTTCTCAAGGGTATCGCAACCTTGAGCACCTGGTGTTCGATGGAGGTTCTACCGATGGAACAGTCGAACTGCTGCAGCGACTTTCCGAAACACCCGGTTGGAAGCACCTTCGGTGGGTCAGCGAACCCGACCAAGGGCAGAGCGATGCCCTGAACAAAGGGTTTCGGCAAGCCAGGGGGGAGATCATTGGCTGGTTGAATTCCGACGATCGTTACCGCCAAGGCGCTTTTCACGCCGTGTCAGCGGCGTTCAAAGAGTCCCCTTCGGTGGACCTCTTCTACGGCGATTACACGTGGATCGATGAAGCCGGGAAGCTTTTGCGGTTGCGTCGCGAAATCGAGTTCAACCGGTTCGTCCTTCTTTATCATCGTATCCTCTGGATACCAACTACCTCCAGTTTCTTCCGCCGTAAAATCTTCGAAGACGGCAACTTGCTCGATATTTCGCTTCAATACGCGATGGATTATGAGTTTTTCGTAAGGCTCTCGGAAAAGGGATATCGCATTCGACATCTACCCAAAGTTCTCGCCGATTTCCGGTTTCAGCCGAACAGCAAGACGTGCAAGACAGCCACCAGGCAATTCGAGGAACGGGACCTTATTATTCCGCATTACTCTCGTGTGCTGCGTAATGCAGGTTCGCTGCAAATGCCTTTGCTTCAGGCGTTTAGAGCGGCGGCTGCGCTTCGCAGATGGTCGGAAAAGCTCGTGCGCGGATACTACTTCCAGGGAAACCGGTTGCCAGTGGAGGGCGGTTGA
- a CDS encoding glycosyltransferase family 1 protein, giving the protein MRVLVSAVSRFSTPTGICRHAANLVVCLNSQDAVDSVVLAIGKWQTGYFAALLGKNRQQVRVEVVDIPNNSLHRNWWFAMGLPEMAARCAVDVVHLSFPVPVTRNRFRVPVVCTVHDLYPYDIPENFGYPRVILNRLFLRKCISEVDRLACVSQATLSRLSHYFPDAVAKAVVIPNVAVAPSVPPKPLSSVARPYLLCVAQHRQNKNLDIVLKAFALARQEKDLSDFVLIIVGAPGPKTKQLIALTRPLGLQNHVKFIDNVDDGELRWLYENTAAVIAASSIEGFGLPVLEALVTGSPVICSDIPAFREVGGGHCKYFSLGPRADTRLAEQIAEVLRAQPRVAKAILPDLRNTGADYLNLYSTLISATSPISESPNQFVTK; this is encoded by the coding sequence ATGCGCGTGCTTGTTTCGGCGGTATCGCGTTTCAGTACTCCGACAGGAATCTGCCGTCACGCTGCCAACCTCGTTGTATGCCTGAATTCTCAAGACGCGGTTGACAGCGTCGTGCTGGCAATTGGCAAATGGCAAACGGGATACTTCGCCGCATTGTTGGGAAAAAATCGTCAGCAAGTCAGGGTTGAAGTCGTCGATATACCCAATAATTCGCTGCACCGGAACTGGTGGTTCGCCATGGGCCTTCCTGAGATGGCGGCCCGATGCGCCGTGGACGTTGTTCACTTGAGCTTTCCTGTGCCAGTGACCCGAAATCGATTTCGGGTACCTGTTGTTTGCACCGTTCACGATTTGTATCCGTACGATATTCCGGAGAACTTCGGCTACCCGCGAGTAATCCTGAATCGTCTGTTTCTCCGGAAGTGCATTAGCGAAGTGGATCGGCTTGCCTGCGTATCACAGGCCACGCTCAGTCGACTTTCACACTACTTTCCTGATGCCGTCGCGAAGGCGGTTGTCATACCGAATGTGGCCGTTGCTCCTTCGGTTCCGCCAAAGCCACTGTCGTCGGTCGCGCGGCCGTACCTTCTGTGCGTGGCGCAACATCGGCAGAACAAAAATCTAGATATCGTCCTCAAAGCGTTCGCGCTTGCTCGTCAAGAGAAGGATCTCTCGGATTTCGTTCTCATCATCGTAGGAGCGCCCGGACCGAAAACCAAACAGTTGATCGCGCTTACCCGACCACTGGGGTTGCAGAATCATGTCAAGTTCATCGACAACGTAGATGATGGTGAGCTTCGGTGGCTGTACGAAAACACGGCAGCAGTGATAGCTGCATCATCAATCGAAGGCTTCGGACTCCCCGTCTTGGAAGCATTGGTGACTGGCTCTCCCGTGATCTGTTCCGACATCCCGGCCTTTCGCGAAGTTGGTGGGGGTCATTGTAAGTACTTTTCGCTCGGTCCCAGAGCGGACACGCGGCTGGCAGAGCAGATTGCAGAGGTACTGCGTGCACAGCCACGCGTGGCTAAGGCCATCTTGCCGGACCTCCGTAACACCGGCGCCGACTACCTTAACCTCTACTCAACGCTTATCTCTGCCACATCTCCCATTTCTGAGAGCCCGAATCAATTCGTTACAAAGTGA